In Rhododendron vialii isolate Sample 1 chromosome 9a, ASM3025357v1, the following are encoded in one genomic region:
- the LOC131301543 gene encoding ACT domain-containing protein ACR9-like isoform X1 — MASAWEDLVLIKQGKEPGDPWVITVNCPDKVGLGCDVCRIVLDFGLCITIGDFCTDGYWCYMVLWTVPQTSSMTVDWESLKKRLLSACPSFLMSSYFNQKSSGSPPLLYMLKVFCLDRKGLLHDVTKALCQLELSIERVKVMTTPDGKLLNLFFITDNTDLLHTTKRREEACKHLGVVLGEYCISCELQLAGPESVSQLDFSPLSEAVAEELFSHNLSRKEASLQTLSPDMEKVNLGAITFDDFLSPAHTLLQIQCVDQKSVVYDILRTSKDFNIQIAYGRISPSVEGSRNVDLLIQKADGKKIVEPDSQIALCSRLKEAMLRPMRVTIANRGPDAELFVANQVELSGKGRPRVFYDVTFTLKMLGICVFSAEIRRHLTSDREWEVYRFLLGESREFPLASSQARTEIVDRVRRTLMGW; from the exons ATGGCCAGTGCTTGGGAAGATCTCGTGCTTATCAAGCAAGGGAAGGAACCCGGGGATCCGTGGGTCATCACCGTCAATTGCCCGGATAAGGTCGGACTCGGGTGCGACGTCTGCCGAATCGTATTGGATTTCGGACTCTGCATTACCATAGGAG ATTTTTGTACCGATGGTTACTGGTGTTATATGGTACTGTGGACCGTTCCACAAACAAGCTCAATGACAGTTGATTGGGAGAGCTTGAAAAAACGCCTGCTGTCTGCTTGCCCTTCATTTTTGATGTCATCTTACTTCAACCAGAAGTCCAGTGGTTCCCCTCCTTTGTTGTACATGTTGAAGGTTTTTTGCCTCGACCGGAAAGGGTTGTTACATG ATGTTACTAAAGCCCTCTGTCAGCTTGAGCTTTCTATTGAAAGAGTGAAAGTGATGACAACGCCAGATGGCAAGCTCTTGAATCTCTTCTTCATCACAGATAACAC GGACCTATTACATACCACAAAGAGACGAGAGGAAGCATGTAAACATCTTGGCGTTGTCTTGGGGGAGTATTGCATCAGCTGTGAACTTCAGCTTGCAGGGCCTGAATCTGTAAGTCAGCTAGATTTTTCGCCTCTTTCAGAAGCAGTTGCTGAAGAATTATTCAGTCATAACCTGTCGAGGAAGGAAGCAAGTTTGCAAACACTAAGCCCTGACATGGAAAAAGTAAATCTGGGGGCTATTACATTCGATGATTTTCTGAGCCCAGCTCATACGTTGCTTCAAATACAATGTGTTGATCAAAAGAGTGTTGTGTATGACATTTTGAGGACTTCGAAGGACTTCAATATTCAG ATTGCATACGGAAGAATATCACCCAGTGTGGAAGGCAGCAGGAATGTGGATCTATTAATCCAGAAAGCAGATGGGAAAAAGATCGTAGAGCCGGACAGTCAGATTGCTCTGTGTTCTCGTTTGAAGGAGGCGATGCTTCGTCCGATGCGAGTTACCATTGCCAACCGCGGCCCAGATGCTGAACTCTTCGTTGCTAATCAGGTTGAGTTATCTGGAAAAGGAAGGCCACGTGTTTTCTATGATGTTACTTTCACTCTAAAGATGCTTGGGATATGTGTCTTTTCG GCTGAAATCAGAAGGCATTTAACCTCAGATCGTGAGTGGGAAGTGTACAGATTCCTTTTGGGTGAAAGCCGCGAATTTCCTTTAGCAAGTAGTCAAGCTAGAACAGAGATTGTGGACAGAGTGAGAAGAACACTTATGGGCTGGTGA
- the LOC131301543 gene encoding ACT domain-containing protein ACR9-like isoform X2 translates to MASAWEDLVLIKQGKEPGDPWVITVNCPDKVGLGCDVCRIVLDFGLCITIGDFCTDGYWCYMVLWTVPQTSSMTVDWESLKKRLLSACPSFLMSSYFNQKSSGSPPLLYMLKVFCLDRKGLLHDVTKALCQLELSIERVKVMTTPDGKLLNLFFITDNTDLLHTTKRREEACKHLGVVLGEYCISCELQLAGPESVSQLDFSPLSEAVAEELFSHNLSRKEASLQTLSPDMEKVNLGAITFDDFLSPAHTLLQIQCVDQKSVVYDILRTSKDFNIQIAYGRISPSVEGSRNVDLLIQKADGKKIVEPDSQIALCSRLKEAMLRPMRVTIANRGPDAELFVANQAEIRRHLTSDREWEVYRFLLGESREFPLASSQARTEIVDRVRRTLMGW, encoded by the exons ATGGCCAGTGCTTGGGAAGATCTCGTGCTTATCAAGCAAGGGAAGGAACCCGGGGATCCGTGGGTCATCACCGTCAATTGCCCGGATAAGGTCGGACTCGGGTGCGACGTCTGCCGAATCGTATTGGATTTCGGACTCTGCATTACCATAGGAG ATTTTTGTACCGATGGTTACTGGTGTTATATGGTACTGTGGACCGTTCCACAAACAAGCTCAATGACAGTTGATTGGGAGAGCTTGAAAAAACGCCTGCTGTCTGCTTGCCCTTCATTTTTGATGTCATCTTACTTCAACCAGAAGTCCAGTGGTTCCCCTCCTTTGTTGTACATGTTGAAGGTTTTTTGCCTCGACCGGAAAGGGTTGTTACATG ATGTTACTAAAGCCCTCTGTCAGCTTGAGCTTTCTATTGAAAGAGTGAAAGTGATGACAACGCCAGATGGCAAGCTCTTGAATCTCTTCTTCATCACAGATAACAC GGACCTATTACATACCACAAAGAGACGAGAGGAAGCATGTAAACATCTTGGCGTTGTCTTGGGGGAGTATTGCATCAGCTGTGAACTTCAGCTTGCAGGGCCTGAATCTGTAAGTCAGCTAGATTTTTCGCCTCTTTCAGAAGCAGTTGCTGAAGAATTATTCAGTCATAACCTGTCGAGGAAGGAAGCAAGTTTGCAAACACTAAGCCCTGACATGGAAAAAGTAAATCTGGGGGCTATTACATTCGATGATTTTCTGAGCCCAGCTCATACGTTGCTTCAAATACAATGTGTTGATCAAAAGAGTGTTGTGTATGACATTTTGAGGACTTCGAAGGACTTCAATATTCAG ATTGCATACGGAAGAATATCACCCAGTGTGGAAGGCAGCAGGAATGTGGATCTATTAATCCAGAAAGCAGATGGGAAAAAGATCGTAGAGCCGGACAGTCAGATTGCTCTGTGTTCTCGTTTGAAGGAGGCGATGCTTCGTCCGATGCGAGTTACCATTGCCAACCGCGGCCCAGATGCTGAACTCTTCGTTGCTAATCAG GCTGAAATCAGAAGGCATTTAACCTCAGATCGTGAGTGGGAAGTGTACAGATTCCTTTTGGGTGAAAGCCGCGAATTTCCTTTAGCAAGTAGTCAAGCTAGAACAGAGATTGTGGACAGAGTGAGAAGAACACTTATGGGCTGGTGA
- the LOC131301543 gene encoding ACT domain-containing protein ACR9-like isoform X3 encodes MVLWTVPQTSSMTVDWESLKKRLLSACPSFLMSSYFNQKSSGSPPLLYMLKVFCLDRKGLLHDVTKALCQLELSIERVKVMTTPDGKLLNLFFITDNTDLLHTTKRREEACKHLGVVLGEYCISCELQLAGPESVSQLDFSPLSEAVAEELFSHNLSRKEASLQTLSPDMEKVNLGAITFDDFLSPAHTLLQIQCVDQKSVVYDILRTSKDFNIQIAYGRISPSVEGSRNVDLLIQKADGKKIVEPDSQIALCSRLKEAMLRPMRVTIANRGPDAELFVANQVELSGKGRPRVFYDVTFTLKMLGICVFSAEIRRHLTSDREWEVYRFLLGESREFPLASSQARTEIVDRVRRTLMGW; translated from the exons ATGGTACTGTGGACCGTTCCACAAACAAGCTCAATGACAGTTGATTGGGAGAGCTTGAAAAAACGCCTGCTGTCTGCTTGCCCTTCATTTTTGATGTCATCTTACTTCAACCAGAAGTCCAGTGGTTCCCCTCCTTTGTTGTACATGTTGAAGGTTTTTTGCCTCGACCGGAAAGGGTTGTTACATG ATGTTACTAAAGCCCTCTGTCAGCTTGAGCTTTCTATTGAAAGAGTGAAAGTGATGACAACGCCAGATGGCAAGCTCTTGAATCTCTTCTTCATCACAGATAACAC GGACCTATTACATACCACAAAGAGACGAGAGGAAGCATGTAAACATCTTGGCGTTGTCTTGGGGGAGTATTGCATCAGCTGTGAACTTCAGCTTGCAGGGCCTGAATCTGTAAGTCAGCTAGATTTTTCGCCTCTTTCAGAAGCAGTTGCTGAAGAATTATTCAGTCATAACCTGTCGAGGAAGGAAGCAAGTTTGCAAACACTAAGCCCTGACATGGAAAAAGTAAATCTGGGGGCTATTACATTCGATGATTTTCTGAGCCCAGCTCATACGTTGCTTCAAATACAATGTGTTGATCAAAAGAGTGTTGTGTATGACATTTTGAGGACTTCGAAGGACTTCAATATTCAG ATTGCATACGGAAGAATATCACCCAGTGTGGAAGGCAGCAGGAATGTGGATCTATTAATCCAGAAAGCAGATGGGAAAAAGATCGTAGAGCCGGACAGTCAGATTGCTCTGTGTTCTCGTTTGAAGGAGGCGATGCTTCGTCCGATGCGAGTTACCATTGCCAACCGCGGCCCAGATGCTGAACTCTTCGTTGCTAATCAGGTTGAGTTATCTGGAAAAGGAAGGCCACGTGTTTTCTATGATGTTACTTTCACTCTAAAGATGCTTGGGATATGTGTCTTTTCG GCTGAAATCAGAAGGCATTTAACCTCAGATCGTGAGTGGGAAGTGTACAGATTCCTTTTGGGTGAAAGCCGCGAATTTCCTTTAGCAAGTAGTCAAGCTAGAACAGAGATTGTGGACAGAGTGAGAAGAACACTTATGGGCTGGTGA